A portion of the Echeneis naucrates chromosome 5, fEcheNa1.1, whole genome shotgun sequence genome contains these proteins:
- the ipo9 gene encoding importin-9 isoform X3, translating into MSAAGSARSGPAAGPVQQGLKDALIETLTAILSPVQEVRAAAEEQIKVLEVTEEFGVHLAELTVDPQGALAIRQLASVILKQYVETHWCSQSEKFRPPETTDQAKAAIRELLPSGLRESISKVRSSVAYAVSAIAHWDWPEAWPQLFTLLMEMLVSGDVNAVHGAMRVLTEFTREVTDTQMPLVAPVILPEMYKIFTMAEVYSIRTRSRAVEIFTTCANLICAIEELEKGAAKALIFPVVQQFTEAFVQALQMPDGPSSDSGLKMEVLKAVTALVKNFPKPMVSSMQQILPIVWNTLTESAAFYVRTEVNYTEEVDDPVDSDGEVLGFENLVFSIFEFVHTLLENNKFKSTVKKALPELIYYIILYMQITEDQIKVWTANPQQFVEDEDDDTFSYSVRISAQDLLLAVAAEFQNESAAALAAAATRHLQEAEQAKNSGNEHWWKIHEACMLALGSVKTIITENVKNGRIQFDMHGFLASVILADLNLAASPFLLGRALWAASRFTAAMSPELIQQFLQATVSGLHDSQPPSVRISAVRAIWGYCDQLKLSESTHVLQPFLPSILEGLVQLAAQFSSEVLTLVMETLCIVCTVDPAFTTSAENKICPLTIAIFLKYNNDPVVASLAQDIFKELAQIEGCQGPMQMRLIPTLVSIMQAPPDKIPSGLCATSIDILTTVVRNTKAPLSEMLVCQAFPVVAQCTLRTDDNTIMQNGGECLRAYVSVALEQIAQWRDEQGNSGLWYVMQVVNQLLDPRTSEFTAAFVGRLVSTLISRAGTELGEQLDQILRAILSKMQQAETLSVMQSLIMVFAHLVHSQLEPLLEFLCSLPGPTGKPALEFVMTEWMSRQHLFYGQYEGKVSTVALCKLLQHSLNTDDKRLQDIVVKGEEIYSPDDGIRTRSKSAKNPERWTNIPLLVKIFKLIINELSTVVEANASRANAADWSQDMFVSDSSGMWEEQEEDEGEDDEEEDEGLAGQLLSDLIASNKYDDDYYEDDEEDDPDALKDPIYQIDLQAYLTDFLTQFAQQPCYSMFSGHLNNAERQTLQSIGL; encoded by the exons ATGAGTGCGGCGGGCAGTGCGCGGTCCGGTCCGGCGGCCGGCCCGGTCCAGCAGGGGCTGAAGGACGCTCTGATCGAGACGCTGACGGCCATCCTGTCCCCGGTTCAAGAAGTGCGCGCCGCCGCGGAGGAGCAGATCAAAGTGCTGGAAGTGACAGAGG AGTTTGGCGTCCACCTGGCAGAACTCACAGTTGATCCTCAGGGAGCACTCGCCATCCGTCAG TTAGCATCAGTCATCCTGAAACAGTATGTGGAGACTCACTGGTGTTCCCAGTCAGAGAAATTCAGGCCTCCTGAAACTACAGATCAG GCCAAGGCTGCCATCAGGGAGCTGCTGCCCAGCGGTCTGCGGGAGTCGATCAGCAAAGTCCGCTCCAGTGTTGCATATGCTGTGTCGGCCATTGCCCACTGGGACTGGCCTGAAGCTTGGCCGCAGCTCTTCACCCTGCTCATGGAGATGCTGGTCAGCGGAGATGTCAATGCTGTGCACGGGGCCATGAGGGTCCTTACAG AGTTTACACGTGAGGTGACGGACACACAGATGCCACTGGTGGCTCCGGTCATCCTGCCTGAAATGTACAAGATCTTCACCATGGCCGAG GTTTACAGCATTCGCACCCGCTCCAGAGCAGTGGAGATATTCACCACCTGTGCCAACCTCATCTGTGCTATTGAAGAACTTGAAAAG GGAGCAGCCAAAGCTTTGATCTTCCCTGTGGTGCAGCAGTTCACGGAGGCATTTGTGCAGGCTCTGCAGATGCCTGATGGACCCTCGTCTGATAGCGGTCTTAAGATGGAAGTCCTCAAG GCAGTGACAGCGTTGGTAAAGAACTTCCCCAAACCCATGGTTTCTTCTATGCAGCAGATATTGCCCATTGTATGGAACACACTGACCGAAAGTGCAGCTTT TTATGTAAGAACAGAAGTCAACTACACAGAGGAAGTAGATGACCCAGTGGACTCAGATG GTGAAGTTCTGGGTTTTGAGAATCTCGTTTTCAGCATCTTTGAGTTTGTTCACACGCTGCTAGAGAACAACAAGTTCAAGAGCACAGTGAAGAAGGCCCTGCCTGAACTCATCTACTACATCATCCTGTACATGCAGATCACCGAGGACCAG ATCAAAGTGTGGACGGCCAACCCCCAGCAGTTTgtagaggatgaggatgatgacacCTTCTCCTACTCTGTCAGGatctctgctcaggacctgcTGCTG GCTGTGGCTGCAGAGTTTCAGAATGAAAGCGCAGCAGCGCTGGCAGCAGCTGCGACcagacacctccaggaggcagagcaggcCAAAAACAGTGGCAATGAGCACTG gtggAAGATCCATGAGGCTTGTATGCTGGCTCTGGGTTCGGTCAAAACCATCATTACAGAGAATGTGAAAAACGGTCGTATCCAGTTTGACATGCATGGTTTCCTGGCCAGTGTTATCCTCGCTGATCTCAACCTGGCAG CGTCTCCGTTCCTGCTCGGGCGGGCTCTGTGGGCGGCCAGTCGCTTCACGGCAGCCATGTCTCCTGAGCTCATCCAGCAGTTCCTCCAGGCAACCGTCAGTGGGCTTCATGACAGCCAGCCGCCATCTGTCCGCATCTCTGCCGTCAGGGCCATCTGGGG GTACTGTGATCAGCTGAAGCTGTCAGAGAGCACCCATGTGCTCCAGCCCTTCCTCCCCAGCATCCTGGAGGGTCTCGTCCAACTGGCCGCCCAGTTCAGCTCAGAAGTGCTTACGCTTGTCATGGAGACGCTCTGCATTGTCTGCACCGTTGACCCGGCCTTCACAACCAGTGCAGAGAACAAGATCTGCCCCCTCACCATTGCTATTTTCCTTAAATATAACAATG aCCCTGTGGTGGCTTCTCTGGCTCAGGACATCTTTAAGGAACTGGCACAGATCGAAGGCTGCCAGGGCCCCATGCAGATGCGCCTCATTCCCACACTGGTCAGCATCATGCAAGCTCCACCTGACAAGATCCCCTCTGGCCTCTGTGCT ACATCCATAGACATCCTGACTACTGTTGTGCGCAACACCAAAGCACCCCTGTCAGAGATGTTGGTGTGCCAGGCATTTCCGGTGGTGGCACAGTGCACCCTGCGTACTGACGACAACACGATAATGCAG AATGGTGGTGAGTGCCTGCGAGCGTATGTGTCTGTGGCGCTGGAGCAGATTGCCCAGTGGAGGGACGAGCAGGGGAACAGCGGCCTCTGGTATGTCATGCAGGTGGTCAACCAGCTGCTGGACCCCCGGACCTCTGAGTTCACAGCTGCCTTCGTGGGCCGGTTGGTGTCTACTCTGATCTCTCGAGCAGGAACTGAGCTTGGGGAGCAGCTGGACCAGATCCTCCGAGCGATTCTAAGCAAGATGCAGCAAGCCGAGACTCTGAGTGTCATGCAG TCTCTGATCATGGTGTTTGCCCACCTGGTTCACTCTCAGCTGGAGCCTCTGTTGGAGTTTTTATGTAGCCTGCCCGGACCAACAGGAAAACCTGCCCTGGAGTTTGTCATGACAGAATGGATGAGCAGACAGCATCTCTTCTATGGACAGTACGAGGGTAAAGTCAG TACGGTGGCACTGTGTAAGCTCCTGCAGCACAGTCTCAACACCGACGACAAACGTCTCCAGGATATTGTGGTGAAGGGGGAGGAGATCTACAGCCCAGATGATGGCATCCGCACACGATCCAAATCTGCCAAAA ACCCGGAGCGGTGGACCAACATTCCTTTGCTAGTGAAGATCTTTAAGCTGATCATCAACGAGTTATCGACGGTGGTGGAGGCAAATGCCAGCAGAGCAAACGCAGCAGATTGGAGCCAAG ATATGTTTGTTTCAGATTCTAGCGGCATgtgggaggagcaggaggaggatgagggggaggatgatgaagaggaggatgaagggcTAGCAGGGCAGCTGCTTTCCGATCTCATTGCCTCCAACAAATATG ATGATGATTATTATGAGGACGATGAGGAGGATGATCCAGATGCCTTGAAAGACCCTATATATCAGATTGACCTGCAG GCTTACCTGACAGACTTCCTGACACAGTTCGCCCAGCAGCCGTGTTACAGTATGTTCTCAGGCCACCTCAACAACGCTGAGAGACAAACCCTGCAGTCTATAGGCCTCTAG
- the ipo9 gene encoding importin-9 isoform X2: protein MSAAGSARSGPAAGPVQQGLKDALIETLTAILSPVQEVRAAAEEQIKVLEVTEEFGVHLAELTVDPQGALAIRQLASVILKQYVETHWCSQSEKFRPPETTDQAKAAIRELLPSGLRESISKVRSSVAYAVSAIAHWDWPEAWPQLFTLLMEMLVSGDVNAVHGAMRVLTEFTREVTDTQMPLVAPVILPEMYKIFTMAEVYSIRTRSRAVEIFTTCANLICAIEELEKGAAKALIFPVVQQFTEAFVQALQMPDGPSSDSGLKMEVLKAVTALVKNFPKPMVSSMQQILPIVWNTLTESAAFYVRTEVNYTEEVDDPVDSDGEVLGFENLVFSIFEFVHTLLENNKFKSTVKKALPELIYYIILYMQITEDQIKVWTANPQQFVEDEDDDTFSYSVRISAQDLLLAVAAEFQNESAAALAAAATRHLQEAEQAKNSGNEHWWKIHEACMLALGSVKTIITENVKNGRIQFDMHGFLASVILADLNLAASPFLLGRALWAASRFTAAMSPELIQQFLQATVSGLHDSQPPSVRISAVRAIWGYCDQLKLSESTHVLQPFLPSILEGLVQLAAQFSSEVLTLVMETLCIVCTVDPAFTTSAENKICPLTIAIFLKYNNDPVVASLAQDIFKELAQIEGCQGPMQMRLIPTLVSIMQAPPDKIPSGLCATSIDILTTVVRNTKAPLSEMLVCQAFPVVAQCTLRTDDNTIMQNGGECLRAYVSVALEQIAQWRDEQGNSGLWYVMQVVNQLLDPRTSEFTAAFVGRLVSTLISRAGTELGEQLDQILRAILSKMQQAETLSVMQSLIMVFAHLVHSQLEPLLEFLCSLPGPTGKPALEFVMTEWMSRQHLFYGQYEGKVSTVALCKLLQHSLNTDDKRLQDIVVKGEEIYSPDDGIRTRSKSAKNPERWTNIPLLVKIFKLIINELSTVVEANASRANAADWSQDSSGMWEEQEEDEGEDDEEEDEGLAGQLLSDLIASNKYDDDYYEDDEEDDPDALKDPIYQIDLQAYLTDFLTQFAQQPCYSMFSGHLNNAERQTLQSIGL from the exons ATGAGTGCGGCGGGCAGTGCGCGGTCCGGTCCGGCGGCCGGCCCGGTCCAGCAGGGGCTGAAGGACGCTCTGATCGAGACGCTGACGGCCATCCTGTCCCCGGTTCAAGAAGTGCGCGCCGCCGCGGAGGAGCAGATCAAAGTGCTGGAAGTGACAGAGG AGTTTGGCGTCCACCTGGCAGAACTCACAGTTGATCCTCAGGGAGCACTCGCCATCCGTCAG TTAGCATCAGTCATCCTGAAACAGTATGTGGAGACTCACTGGTGTTCCCAGTCAGAGAAATTCAGGCCTCCTGAAACTACAGATCAG GCCAAGGCTGCCATCAGGGAGCTGCTGCCCAGCGGTCTGCGGGAGTCGATCAGCAAAGTCCGCTCCAGTGTTGCATATGCTGTGTCGGCCATTGCCCACTGGGACTGGCCTGAAGCTTGGCCGCAGCTCTTCACCCTGCTCATGGAGATGCTGGTCAGCGGAGATGTCAATGCTGTGCACGGGGCCATGAGGGTCCTTACAG AGTTTACACGTGAGGTGACGGACACACAGATGCCACTGGTGGCTCCGGTCATCCTGCCTGAAATGTACAAGATCTTCACCATGGCCGAG GTTTACAGCATTCGCACCCGCTCCAGAGCAGTGGAGATATTCACCACCTGTGCCAACCTCATCTGTGCTATTGAAGAACTTGAAAAG GGAGCAGCCAAAGCTTTGATCTTCCCTGTGGTGCAGCAGTTCACGGAGGCATTTGTGCAGGCTCTGCAGATGCCTGATGGACCCTCGTCTGATAGCGGTCTTAAGATGGAAGTCCTCAAG GCAGTGACAGCGTTGGTAAAGAACTTCCCCAAACCCATGGTTTCTTCTATGCAGCAGATATTGCCCATTGTATGGAACACACTGACCGAAAGTGCAGCTTT TTATGTAAGAACAGAAGTCAACTACACAGAGGAAGTAGATGACCCAGTGGACTCAGATG GTGAAGTTCTGGGTTTTGAGAATCTCGTTTTCAGCATCTTTGAGTTTGTTCACACGCTGCTAGAGAACAACAAGTTCAAGAGCACAGTGAAGAAGGCCCTGCCTGAACTCATCTACTACATCATCCTGTACATGCAGATCACCGAGGACCAG ATCAAAGTGTGGACGGCCAACCCCCAGCAGTTTgtagaggatgaggatgatgacacCTTCTCCTACTCTGTCAGGatctctgctcaggacctgcTGCTG GCTGTGGCTGCAGAGTTTCAGAATGAAAGCGCAGCAGCGCTGGCAGCAGCTGCGACcagacacctccaggaggcagagcaggcCAAAAACAGTGGCAATGAGCACTG gtggAAGATCCATGAGGCTTGTATGCTGGCTCTGGGTTCGGTCAAAACCATCATTACAGAGAATGTGAAAAACGGTCGTATCCAGTTTGACATGCATGGTTTCCTGGCCAGTGTTATCCTCGCTGATCTCAACCTGGCAG CGTCTCCGTTCCTGCTCGGGCGGGCTCTGTGGGCGGCCAGTCGCTTCACGGCAGCCATGTCTCCTGAGCTCATCCAGCAGTTCCTCCAGGCAACCGTCAGTGGGCTTCATGACAGCCAGCCGCCATCTGTCCGCATCTCTGCCGTCAGGGCCATCTGGGG GTACTGTGATCAGCTGAAGCTGTCAGAGAGCACCCATGTGCTCCAGCCCTTCCTCCCCAGCATCCTGGAGGGTCTCGTCCAACTGGCCGCCCAGTTCAGCTCAGAAGTGCTTACGCTTGTCATGGAGACGCTCTGCATTGTCTGCACCGTTGACCCGGCCTTCACAACCAGTGCAGAGAACAAGATCTGCCCCCTCACCATTGCTATTTTCCTTAAATATAACAATG aCCCTGTGGTGGCTTCTCTGGCTCAGGACATCTTTAAGGAACTGGCACAGATCGAAGGCTGCCAGGGCCCCATGCAGATGCGCCTCATTCCCACACTGGTCAGCATCATGCAAGCTCCACCTGACAAGATCCCCTCTGGCCTCTGTGCT ACATCCATAGACATCCTGACTACTGTTGTGCGCAACACCAAAGCACCCCTGTCAGAGATGTTGGTGTGCCAGGCATTTCCGGTGGTGGCACAGTGCACCCTGCGTACTGACGACAACACGATAATGCAG AATGGTGGTGAGTGCCTGCGAGCGTATGTGTCTGTGGCGCTGGAGCAGATTGCCCAGTGGAGGGACGAGCAGGGGAACAGCGGCCTCTGGTATGTCATGCAGGTGGTCAACCAGCTGCTGGACCCCCGGACCTCTGAGTTCACAGCTGCCTTCGTGGGCCGGTTGGTGTCTACTCTGATCTCTCGAGCAGGAACTGAGCTTGGGGAGCAGCTGGACCAGATCCTCCGAGCGATTCTAAGCAAGATGCAGCAAGCCGAGACTCTGAGTGTCATGCAG TCTCTGATCATGGTGTTTGCCCACCTGGTTCACTCTCAGCTGGAGCCTCTGTTGGAGTTTTTATGTAGCCTGCCCGGACCAACAGGAAAACCTGCCCTGGAGTTTGTCATGACAGAATGGATGAGCAGACAGCATCTCTTCTATGGACAGTACGAGGGTAAAGTCAG TACGGTGGCACTGTGTAAGCTCCTGCAGCACAGTCTCAACACCGACGACAAACGTCTCCAGGATATTGTGGTGAAGGGGGAGGAGATCTACAGCCCAGATGATGGCATCCGCACACGATCCAAATCTGCCAAAA ACCCGGAGCGGTGGACCAACATTCCTTTGCTAGTGAAGATCTTTAAGCTGATCATCAACGAGTTATCGACGGTGGTGGAGGCAAATGCCAGCAGAGCAAACGCAGCAGATTGGAGCCAAG ATTCTAGCGGCATgtgggaggagcaggaggaggatgagggggaggatgatgaagaggaggatgaagggcTAGCAGGGCAGCTGCTTTCCGATCTCATTGCCTCCAACAAATATG ATGATGATTATTATGAGGACGATGAGGAGGATGATCCAGATGCCTTGAAAGACCCTATATATCAGATTGACCTGCAG GCTTACCTGACAGACTTCCTGACACAGTTCGCCCAGCAGCCGTGTTACAGTATGTTCTCAGGCCACCTCAACAACGCTGAGAGACAAACCCTGCAGTCTATAGGCCTCTAG
- the shisa4 gene encoding protein shisa-4, translated as MFFPRAGNMSLIPVTLALLAFVLSSSPVSGNEDCLWYVDKNGTWHNGFDCPLITFCCGNCHRRYCCLDAFKMITEKEQKRCMLVQFSPTTLAGIASSILLFVAIIATMVCCFMCSCCYLYQRRQQRGRTPYDAQQIPMASYPLEPMYDAYGKPLGPSEYPHPGYPMAPQYPGMPPQYPVMQPGPYPPHPMDPAYSQAPPPYSPPQYPGH; from the exons ATGTTCTTCCCGCGGGCCGGCAACATGTCCCTCATCCCGGTGACTTTGGCTCTGCTCGCCTTCGTCCTCAGCTCTTCTCCGG TTAGTGGGAACGAGGACTGCCTCTGGTATGTGGATAAAAACGGCACCTGGCACAATGGCTTTGACTGCCCTCTAATCACCTTCTGCTGTGGGAACTGCCACCGGCGCTACTGCTGCCTGGATGCCTTCAAGATGATCacagagaaggagcagaagCGCTGCATGCTCGTGCAGTTCAG CCCGACCACTTTAGCTGGCATCGCCTCCTCTATCCTCCTGTTTGTGGCCATCATTGCCACCATGGTGTGCTGCTTCATGTGCTCATGCTGTTACCTCTACCAGAGACGACAGCAGAGGGGCAGGACACCTTATGATG CCCAGCAGATCCCCATGGCCAGCTACCCACTGGAGCCCATGTACGATGCTTATGGAAAACCGCTAGGCCCCTCCGAGTATCCACATCCAGGCTATCCAATGGCCCCCCAGTACCCCGGCATGCCCCCACAGTATCCAGTGATGCAACCTGGACCGTATCCACCACACCCGATGGATCCTGCATACAGCCAGG CCCCCCCACCTTACTCTCCACCTCAGTATCCTGGCCACTGA
- the ipo9 gene encoding importin-9 isoform X1 gives MSAAGSARSGPAAGPVQQGLKDALIETLTAILSPVQEVRAAAEEQIKVLEVTEEFGVHLAELTVDPQGALAIRQLASVILKQYVETHWCSQSEKFRPPETTDQAKAAIRELLPSGLRESISKVRSSVAYAVSAIAHWDWPEAWPQLFTLLMEMLVSGDVNAVHGAMRVLTEFTREVTDTQMPLVAPVILPEMYKIFTMAEVYSIRTRSRAVEIFTTCANLICAIEELEKGAAKALIFPVVQQFTEAFVQALQMPDGPSSDSGLKMEVLKAVTALVKNFPKPMVSSMQQILPIVWNTLTESAAFYVRTEVNYTEEVDDPVDSDGEVLGFENLVFSIFEFVHTLLENNKFKSTVKKALPELIYYIILYMQITEDQIKVWTANPQQFVEDEDDDTFSYSVRISAQDLLLAVAAEFQNESAAALAAAATRHLQEAEQAKNSGNEHWWKIHEACMLALGSVKTIITENVKNGRIQFDMHGFLASVILADLNLAAASPFLLGRALWAASRFTAAMSPELIQQFLQATVSGLHDSQPPSVRISAVRAIWGYCDQLKLSESTHVLQPFLPSILEGLVQLAAQFSSEVLTLVMETLCIVCTVDPAFTTSAENKICPLTIAIFLKYNNDPVVASLAQDIFKELAQIEGCQGPMQMRLIPTLVSIMQAPPDKIPSGLCATSIDILTTVVRNTKAPLSEMLVCQAFPVVAQCTLRTDDNTIMQNGGECLRAYVSVALEQIAQWRDEQGNSGLWYVMQVVNQLLDPRTSEFTAAFVGRLVSTLISRAGTELGEQLDQILRAILSKMQQAETLSVMQSLIMVFAHLVHSQLEPLLEFLCSLPGPTGKPALEFVMTEWMSRQHLFYGQYEGKVSTVALCKLLQHSLNTDDKRLQDIVVKGEEIYSPDDGIRTRSKSAKNPERWTNIPLLVKIFKLIINELSTVVEANASRANAADWSQDSSGMWEEQEEDEGEDDEEEDEGLAGQLLSDLIASNKYDDDYYEDDEEDDPDALKDPIYQIDLQAYLTDFLTQFAQQPCYSMFSGHLNNAERQTLQSIGL, from the exons ATGAGTGCGGCGGGCAGTGCGCGGTCCGGTCCGGCGGCCGGCCCGGTCCAGCAGGGGCTGAAGGACGCTCTGATCGAGACGCTGACGGCCATCCTGTCCCCGGTTCAAGAAGTGCGCGCCGCCGCGGAGGAGCAGATCAAAGTGCTGGAAGTGACAGAGG AGTTTGGCGTCCACCTGGCAGAACTCACAGTTGATCCTCAGGGAGCACTCGCCATCCGTCAG TTAGCATCAGTCATCCTGAAACAGTATGTGGAGACTCACTGGTGTTCCCAGTCAGAGAAATTCAGGCCTCCTGAAACTACAGATCAG GCCAAGGCTGCCATCAGGGAGCTGCTGCCCAGCGGTCTGCGGGAGTCGATCAGCAAAGTCCGCTCCAGTGTTGCATATGCTGTGTCGGCCATTGCCCACTGGGACTGGCCTGAAGCTTGGCCGCAGCTCTTCACCCTGCTCATGGAGATGCTGGTCAGCGGAGATGTCAATGCTGTGCACGGGGCCATGAGGGTCCTTACAG AGTTTACACGTGAGGTGACGGACACACAGATGCCACTGGTGGCTCCGGTCATCCTGCCTGAAATGTACAAGATCTTCACCATGGCCGAG GTTTACAGCATTCGCACCCGCTCCAGAGCAGTGGAGATATTCACCACCTGTGCCAACCTCATCTGTGCTATTGAAGAACTTGAAAAG GGAGCAGCCAAAGCTTTGATCTTCCCTGTGGTGCAGCAGTTCACGGAGGCATTTGTGCAGGCTCTGCAGATGCCTGATGGACCCTCGTCTGATAGCGGTCTTAAGATGGAAGTCCTCAAG GCAGTGACAGCGTTGGTAAAGAACTTCCCCAAACCCATGGTTTCTTCTATGCAGCAGATATTGCCCATTGTATGGAACACACTGACCGAAAGTGCAGCTTT TTATGTAAGAACAGAAGTCAACTACACAGAGGAAGTAGATGACCCAGTGGACTCAGATG GTGAAGTTCTGGGTTTTGAGAATCTCGTTTTCAGCATCTTTGAGTTTGTTCACACGCTGCTAGAGAACAACAAGTTCAAGAGCACAGTGAAGAAGGCCCTGCCTGAACTCATCTACTACATCATCCTGTACATGCAGATCACCGAGGACCAG ATCAAAGTGTGGACGGCCAACCCCCAGCAGTTTgtagaggatgaggatgatgacacCTTCTCCTACTCTGTCAGGatctctgctcaggacctgcTGCTG GCTGTGGCTGCAGAGTTTCAGAATGAAAGCGCAGCAGCGCTGGCAGCAGCTGCGACcagacacctccaggaggcagagcaggcCAAAAACAGTGGCAATGAGCACTG gtggAAGATCCATGAGGCTTGTATGCTGGCTCTGGGTTCGGTCAAAACCATCATTACAGAGAATGTGAAAAACGGTCGTATCCAGTTTGACATGCATGGTTTCCTGGCCAGTGTTATCCTCGCTGATCTCAACCTGGCAG CAGCGTCTCCGTTCCTGCTCGGGCGGGCTCTGTGGGCGGCCAGTCGCTTCACGGCAGCCATGTCTCCTGAGCTCATCCAGCAGTTCCTCCAGGCAACCGTCAGTGGGCTTCATGACAGCCAGCCGCCATCTGTCCGCATCTCTGCCGTCAGGGCCATCTGGGG GTACTGTGATCAGCTGAAGCTGTCAGAGAGCACCCATGTGCTCCAGCCCTTCCTCCCCAGCATCCTGGAGGGTCTCGTCCAACTGGCCGCCCAGTTCAGCTCAGAAGTGCTTACGCTTGTCATGGAGACGCTCTGCATTGTCTGCACCGTTGACCCGGCCTTCACAACCAGTGCAGAGAACAAGATCTGCCCCCTCACCATTGCTATTTTCCTTAAATATAACAATG aCCCTGTGGTGGCTTCTCTGGCTCAGGACATCTTTAAGGAACTGGCACAGATCGAAGGCTGCCAGGGCCCCATGCAGATGCGCCTCATTCCCACACTGGTCAGCATCATGCAAGCTCCACCTGACAAGATCCCCTCTGGCCTCTGTGCT ACATCCATAGACATCCTGACTACTGTTGTGCGCAACACCAAAGCACCCCTGTCAGAGATGTTGGTGTGCCAGGCATTTCCGGTGGTGGCACAGTGCACCCTGCGTACTGACGACAACACGATAATGCAG AATGGTGGTGAGTGCCTGCGAGCGTATGTGTCTGTGGCGCTGGAGCAGATTGCCCAGTGGAGGGACGAGCAGGGGAACAGCGGCCTCTGGTATGTCATGCAGGTGGTCAACCAGCTGCTGGACCCCCGGACCTCTGAGTTCACAGCTGCCTTCGTGGGCCGGTTGGTGTCTACTCTGATCTCTCGAGCAGGAACTGAGCTTGGGGAGCAGCTGGACCAGATCCTCCGAGCGATTCTAAGCAAGATGCAGCAAGCCGAGACTCTGAGTGTCATGCAG TCTCTGATCATGGTGTTTGCCCACCTGGTTCACTCTCAGCTGGAGCCTCTGTTGGAGTTTTTATGTAGCCTGCCCGGACCAACAGGAAAACCTGCCCTGGAGTTTGTCATGACAGAATGGATGAGCAGACAGCATCTCTTCTATGGACAGTACGAGGGTAAAGTCAG TACGGTGGCACTGTGTAAGCTCCTGCAGCACAGTCTCAACACCGACGACAAACGTCTCCAGGATATTGTGGTGAAGGGGGAGGAGATCTACAGCCCAGATGATGGCATCCGCACACGATCCAAATCTGCCAAAA ACCCGGAGCGGTGGACCAACATTCCTTTGCTAGTGAAGATCTTTAAGCTGATCATCAACGAGTTATCGACGGTGGTGGAGGCAAATGCCAGCAGAGCAAACGCAGCAGATTGGAGCCAAG ATTCTAGCGGCATgtgggaggagcaggaggaggatgagggggaggatgatgaagaggaggatgaagggcTAGCAGGGCAGCTGCTTTCCGATCTCATTGCCTCCAACAAATATG ATGATGATTATTATGAGGACGATGAGGAGGATGATCCAGATGCCTTGAAAGACCCTATATATCAGATTGACCTGCAG GCTTACCTGACAGACTTCCTGACACAGTTCGCCCAGCAGCCGTGTTACAGTATGTTCTCAGGCCACCTCAACAACGCTGAGAGACAAACCCTGCAGTCTATAGGCCTCTAG